One Streptomyces sp. CG4 genomic window, CGGAGAAGTCCAGCGCGACCATGAACTGGGCCGCGCACAGGACGAACAGGACGAGCTTGTCACGCGTCGACAGCCGGGGCGGTCGGGGGGTGTCGAGCGGTGCGCCCGTGGTGGGGGCAGTCTGGGTGGTGGTGTCGATCGCCATGTCCTGAGCTTCGGGCGTGCGGAATACCCGTGGGGAGTCGGAACTTATGGTGGTGGTGGGACCACCAGACACGACGGGGGAGGAGAGGGTACGTGCCTGCAGCGGGGGCGATGAAGAGTGAACGGCGCAATGAGCTGCGCGAGTTCCTGATGAGCCGGCGGGCCCGGGTCAGCCCGGAGGAGGCCGGACTGCCCGTCGGCGGCGGCCGGCGCCGTACGCCCGGACTGCGCCGGGAGGAGGTCGCCGTGCTCGCCGGTGTGGGCGCCTCCTGGTACCAGTGGCTGGAGCAGGGGCGGGAGATCTCCGTGTCCCCGTCGGTGCTCGACGCCGTCGCCCGCGTGCTGCGGCTGAGCGACGCCGAGCGCCGGCATCTGTATGTGCTGGCCGAGATGAACCCGCCGGCTCCCGAAGTGGCGCCGGAGAAGCGGGACATGTGCGACGGGCTGCGGCGGCTGATCGACACCTGGATGCCGTATCCGGCGCACATCATGGACCTGTACTACAACTGCGTGATGTACAACGACGCGGCCGCGATCGTGCTCGGCATGCGGCCGGACATCACGCAGAACTGCCTGATCGACTTCTTCGTCGATCCCCTGTACCGCTCGCGCAGCCACAGCTGGGAGCGGAACGCGCGCACGGTCGTGGCGCAGTTCCGGGCCGCGTGTGCGGCGCGGCCCGACGACGAGGGGTTCCAGGAGGTGCTCGCCGAGGTGTCCGAGCGCAGCCCCGAGTTCCTTCAGCTGTGGGCCGAGCGCGACATCGAGGACCAGGGGCAGATCCGCAAGGAACTGGAGCATCCGCTGGTCGGGCTGCTGGTGGTGGAGTCGACGGCGATGAAGGTGCCGGCCCGGCCCGATCTGATGATCGTGCTGCACACTCCGCTGGAGGAAGCGAACACCGCGGCGAAGCTGGAATGGCTGGCGTCCCCGGAGGGCCGGCGGGGCGCGATGTACCCCGTGGCGGGGTGAACGGGGCCGGGCTTCGTATGCTCGGGGCATGACCGAGAGCAACGCGCTTGATCCTGAGGACCGCAAGATCGTGACCCTGGCCCGTTCGGTGCGGGCCCGTAACGGTGTGCCGGAGGGGGCGGCCGTACGGGACGAGACCGGGCGGACGTATGCCGCCGGGTCGGTGGAGCTGGCCTCGCTGCGGCTGAGCGCGCTGCGGACGGCCGTGGCCATGGCCGTGGCGTCGGGGGCGAAGTCCCTGGAGGCGGCGGCGGTGGTGAGTGAGGCGGAGGTCCTGCCTGACGAGGACCGGGCTGCTGTTGCCGACCTCGGCGGTGCGCAGACGCCGGTGCTGCTGGCCGGCCCTGACGGCGTGGTGCGGCTCACCGTTTCCGCGGGCTGAGCCGGCGCGTGTGCCGGTACCTCGTCGAGCGGGTACCGGCCGAACGGCAGGTCGGCCGGAATTCAACCTTGTTGATTTCTTCCTCCTGCGCATCAATGAAGCCGTACGTTCCGACGGGCCGTCAGATCCGCACCGCCGACGCAGCGTGTTCGCATCCGCCTGCTCGGGCCTCCTCGCCCGCCGGTGTCCCCCCACACGGCACTCCCCCAGGGAAGGGAAGCGGATCTCCATGAGAGGCAAGCGCACGGCAATGGGCGCGGCTCTGGCCGCCGGGGCCCTCGCGGTCACCGGACTCGCCCTCGCACCCTCCGCGGTCGCCGTCACCCCACAGTCGGCGACCATCACCGCGAGCTGCGGCGCCTTCGGCGGCGGTACGGCCACACTCACCGCCACCCAGAGCGGCACCTCGGCCACCATCACCCTCAGCTCCTCCGCGATCAGCGCGCCGGTCGCGGTGGCCCAGGACTCCATCTCCTCCACCCTCACGATGGCCAAGGCCGGCGGCGGCTCCGTCGTCTTCAGCGGGACGAAGAACCCCGCCATGAAGTCCGGCGACCCGGTCAGCGTCGGCCCTCTCCCCGGCACCGTCGCCTCCGGTGACAGCCTCGACGCCAATGGCGGCTCGCTGAAGATGGTGATCTTCGGGGTCACCGTGAACTGCACCGCGAACGGCCCGCAGTCGCCCGGCCCCTTCGTCTTCGACTGACGGAACTGAGCGATCTGTTCCGGTTCCGGCCGGAAGTCCCCTGGATGCCGCGGAAACTGATGATCCGTCAGGTTTCCGCGGCATCTCCATTGACTTCTCACCCCCGCTCCACCTCAATGCCCCCTGTCGGCGCAGATGAGCCGCTGCGCCCGCAACCCTCAGGAGGGGGCCCCATGGGTTCGACACCCCCAAGATCACGAAGATCCCGACGGTGGCGCTGGAGCGCACTGTTCGGGGCGACCGCGCTCGCGGTCACCGCGGGCGGCGCGCTGGCCTTCCCGGCCGGTGCCGCCGGCACGAACGTCGACTTCGCCACGCACTGCATCCCGCCCGCCGTGGCGGGCCTGCCGCCGATCGACGGCACCACGACCGCCAACGTCTCGGTGGACAACGTGAGCCCCAAGGTCGGCGACACCGTCACCGTGACCTACACCGTGGTCACCGCCGCCGCCAGCAACCCCACCGACCTGGCCCTGCCGGCCGACATCATGACCCCGACCGGAAAGGTCACCCTCGGCGGCGCGCAGACGGGGGACGTGACCGTCGCGGGGCCCAAGAAGAACCCGCCGGTGCCGGGGAAGGCCGCCTTCCCGTCGTTCTCGATGACCGGCACGTTCACCGTCACCAAGCCCGGCCGGATCACCCTCTCGCCCGGCGACTACAACATCCACACCAGCTACATCCTGGAGCTGGACACCCCCTGCACGGTCACCACCCCGCCCGCCCCGGTGTCGCAGACCGTCACCGCGACCGACGGGACTCCGGCCAACACCCGGGCCATCTCGCTGAGTTCGGCCTCCGGTGATCCGGGTGCGAGCGTCACCGTCAGCGGTACGAACTTCACGCCGGGCGCCACCGTCACGCTGGCCGGGCGGGCCGGGGGCAACCAGACCGCCGACACCGCCACGGCCACGGCCGACGCGCAGGGAGCCTTCAGCGGCTCCCTCGTCGTCAAGGACAAGACGACCACCGGGGTCGTGGCGTACGAGGGCGGTTCCTGGAGCGCGGACAAGGGCGCCGGACCCGCCGCCTACGTCGTCAACGACAACTCACCCGTCCCGCCCGGCAGCCAGAAGCTGACGACCACCGTCAAGGCGGGCACGCTGTCCCTGTCCCAGGCCGCGGACTCCGTCGCGCTGTCGGCGGTCGACTTCGGCAAGGGCGGGGCCTCCACCGGCGCGCTGCGGACCGTCACCGTCAAGGACTTCCGTGGCGGACCGGCCGGCTGGTCGCTCACCGGCAAGGTCACCGACTTCAGCGGCCCCGGCGCCAAGATCGACGCGGGCAGGCTCAGCTGGACCCCCGCCTGTGCGACCAAACCCGGCAGCCCCAGCACCTGCAAGGCCGGCTCGGCGGGCACCCTGGGCGCCACGGGCGCGACCCTCGCACAGACCCCCGACGGCACGCTCACCGGCGGTGAGTTCACCGTCGACGCCGGACTCTCCCTGGACGTACCGGCGTTCACGCCTCCGGGCGCGTACTCCGGTGTCCTCACACTGACGCTCACCTGAGCGCGGGGCGTCCGCACCCGCCCGTCCCCCTGTCTCCCGTCATGTCTCCCGCCCGTGGGGGTCCGCACCCATGCGCAAGCCGTACGTCCTCCTCCTCGGCCTCCTCGTCCTTCTCCTCGGCCTGTTCCCCGGCCTCACTGCCGCACCCGCCCACGCCGCCGACAACGGCGGCTGGTCCGTCTACCCGGTCGCCTCGAAGGTCGCCGCGCGGCCCTACTTCTACCTCTCGGCCGACCCCGGCCAGACCCTCACCGACCAGGTCGCGGTCCAGAACAAGACCGGCGGGCCGCTCACCTTCCGCCTCTACGCGGCCGACGCCTACAACACCGCCCGCGACGGCGGGTTCGCCGTCCGCACGCTGAACGAGCGGATGAGCGGAGTCGGCGCCTGGGCGAAGCCCGCGAGCCCCCGGATCAGCGTCCCGGCCCACAGGACCGTCACCGTGCCGTTCACACTCCACGTCCCGGAAGGGGCCGAGCCCGGGGATCATCCCGGTGCCATCGTCGCCCTGGACGAGCACGTCGATCCCGGCAGCGGGCGGCTCGCGCTCGGGGTGCGGCGGGCCGTCGGCGCCCGCGTCTATCTCCGGGTCGGCGGGCCCACGCTGCCCGCGCTCTCCGTCGGGCAGGTGCACATCAGCCACCACCAGCCCCTGATCCCGGGCCTCGGCGCCGGCACGGCCACCGTCTCCTACACCCTGCACAACACCGGGAACGTCACCCTCGACCCGAAGGTGGAGCTGAGGGTGCGCGGGCTGTTCGGCCGTACGCTGCTCGACCGCGAGCTGACCCGGGTGCCCTCCGAGCTGCTGCCGGGGCAGCGGGTCCGGCTCACCGAGACCTGGCGCGGGGCGCCCCAACTCGACCGGGGCGAGGTGACGTTGACCGCGAGCGCGCCCGGCACCCGGCAGTCGGCGAGCGCCGCCTTCCTCGCGCTGCCGTGGCTCGTCGTGGCGCTGGTGTGCGTGGCCGGCGTGGCGGCCGGGGCGCTGCTGGTCAGAGCGCGTCGGCGCCGCGCTCGCCGGTCCGCACGCGTACGACCGTCTCCACGGGTACGGCCCACACCTTCCCGTCCCCGATCTTCCCCGTCCGCGCGGCACTGACGATCGCGTCGATCACGGCGTCGGCGTCCGCGTCCTCCACCACGACCTCGATCCGCACCTTCGGCACCAGATCGACCCGGTACTCGGCCCCCCGGTACACCTCGGTGTGACCGCGCTGCCGGCCGTAGCCGCTCGCCTCGGTCACGGTCAGACCGTGCACGCCCAGCTCCTGCAGGGCCGTCTTGACCGCGTCGAGGCGGTACGGCTTGACGATGGCGGTGATGAGCTTCATGCCTGCGTGTCGACCTTCTGCGTGCCGGCCGGGGGAGGACGGAGGGGGGATGACGGAGGGGGAGACCGGGGCGCCGTGGCCCAGATCGCCGCGATCGTATGCCGTCCCGGCGCGCACCGTAAGGTCCGGGCCGGTGTGCTCCTCCTCGCCGGCCAGGGGGCAGCGATTCCGTGACGTTTCGTCGTCCGAGCGTCACCGAAACCTCACGGTGCGGTCGGGCCTCGTGGATCAGGGACAATGAACGGCATGAGCGTTCGTACCCCGTCATCCGAAGAGCCGGCCGAGACCGTCCACCGCGCCGGCTTCGCCTGCTTCGTGGGCCGCCCCAACGCGGGCAAGTCCACCCTCACGAACGCTCTGGTCGGGCAGAAGGTGGCGATCACCGCGAACCAGCCGCAGACGACGCGGCACACGGTGCGCGGGATCGTGCACCGGCCCGACGCCCAGCTGATCCTCGTGGACACCCCCGGGCTCCACAAGCCGCGCACGCTGCTCGGCGAGCGGCTCAACGACGTCGTACGCACCACGTGGGCCGAGGTCGACGTGATCGGCTTCTGCCTGCCCGCGAACGAGAAGATCGGGCCCGGTGACCGCTTCATCGCGAAGGAGCTGGCGGGGATCAAGAAGTCCCCGAAGGTCGCGATCGTCACCAAGACCGACCTGGTCGACTCCAAGGCCCTCGCCGCGCAGCTGATCGCGATCGACCAGCTGGGCAAGGAGCTGGGCATCGAGTGGGCGGAGATCGTCCCGGTGTCGGCGGCGGGGTCCAAGCAGGTGGATCTGCTGGCCGACCTGCTGATCCCGCTCCTCCCCGAGGGCCCGGCCCTCTACCCCGAGGGCGACCTCACGGACGAGCCCGAGCAGGTCAT contains:
- a CDS encoding DUF916 domain-containing protein, encoding MRKPYVLLLGLLVLLLGLFPGLTAAPAHAADNGGWSVYPVASKVAARPYFYLSADPGQTLTDQVAVQNKTGGPLTFRLYAADAYNTARDGGFAVRTLNERMSGVGAWAKPASPRISVPAHRTVTVPFTLHVPEGAEPGDHPGAIVALDEHVDPGSGRLALGVRRAVGARVYLRVGGPTLPALSVGQVHISHHQPLIPGLGAGTATVSYTLHNTGNVTLDPKVELRVRGLFGRTLLDRELTRVPSELLPGQRVRLTETWRGAPQLDRGEVTLTASAPGTRQSASAAFLALPWLVVALVCVAGVAAGALLVRARRRRARRSARVRPSPRVRPTPSRPRSSPSARH
- a CDS encoding P-II family nitrogen regulator encodes the protein MKLITAIVKPYRLDAVKTALQELGVHGLTVTEASGYGRQRGHTEVYRGAEYRVDLVPKVRIEVVVEDADADAVIDAIVSAARTGKIGDGKVWAVPVETVVRVRTGERGADAL
- the era gene encoding GTPase Era, whose product is MSVRTPSSEEPAETVHRAGFACFVGRPNAGKSTLTNALVGQKVAITANQPQTTRHTVRGIVHRPDAQLILVDTPGLHKPRTLLGERLNDVVRTTWAEVDVIGFCLPANEKIGPGDRFIAKELAGIKKSPKVAIVTKTDLVDSKALAAQLIAIDQLGKELGIEWAEIVPVSAAGSKQVDLLADLLIPLLPEGPALYPEGDLTDEPEQVMIAELIREAALEGVRDELPHSIAVVVEEMLPREDRPADRPLLDIHANVYIERPSQKGIIIGPKGKRLKEVGIKSRKQIEALLGTPVFLDLHVKVAKDWQRDPKQLRKLGF
- a CDS encoding helix-turn-helix transcriptional regulator, translating into MKSERRNELREFLMSRRARVSPEEAGLPVGGGRRRTPGLRREEVAVLAGVGASWYQWLEQGREISVSPSVLDAVARVLRLSDAERRHLYVLAEMNPPAPEVAPEKRDMCDGLRRLIDTWMPYPAHIMDLYYNCVMYNDAAAIVLGMRPDITQNCLIDFFVDPLYRSRSHSWERNARTVVAQFRAACAARPDDEGFQEVLAEVSERSPEFLQLWAERDIEDQGQIRKELEHPLVGLLVVESTAMKVPARPDLMIVLHTPLEEANTAAKLEWLASPEGRRGAMYPVAG
- a CDS encoding beta-xylosidase, whose protein sequence is MGSTPPRSRRSRRWRWSALFGATALAVTAGGALAFPAGAAGTNVDFATHCIPPAVAGLPPIDGTTTANVSVDNVSPKVGDTVTVTYTVVTAAASNPTDLALPADIMTPTGKVTLGGAQTGDVTVAGPKKNPPVPGKAAFPSFSMTGTFTVTKPGRITLSPGDYNIHTSYILELDTPCTVTTPPAPVSQTVTATDGTPANTRAISLSSASGDPGASVTVSGTNFTPGATVTLAGRAGGNQTADTATATADAQGAFSGSLVVKDKTTTGVVAYEGGSWSADKGAGPAAYVVNDNSPVPPGSQKLTTTVKAGTLSLSQAADSVALSAVDFGKGGASTGALRTVTVKDFRGGPAGWSLTGKVTDFSGPGAKIDAGRLSWTPACATKPGSPSTCKAGSAGTLGATGATLAQTPDGTLTGGEFTVDAGLSLDVPAFTPPGAYSGVLTLTLT
- a CDS encoding cytidine deaminase, giving the protein MTESNALDPEDRKIVTLARSVRARNGVPEGAAVRDETGRTYAAGSVELASLRLSALRTAVAMAVASGAKSLEAAAVVSEAEVLPDEDRAAVADLGGAQTPVLLAGPDGVVRLTVSAG